The DNA window GCTAAACCTATAAATTTTCAGTTGTTTGAGGATTAATTGCAACATTGTGAACTCACCATCACTGACAAAGCCATAATATGAGACAGTCATTCCAAAGTGTATAACACCAGACTGTATCCACTCGACAGCAAAAACATCTGTAGCAGTGAGACCCCCCTGAAACCAACAAAAAGTACGTCTATGGTGAGCTCACTAGGCATGCCATGAAGTGGAATTTTCACAAATATAGAAATTCATAAGAAAGAACTTCCTTAGACATCACAATTTCAGACTTAATGCACCCATGCAGACACTCACGTGCATGTGTGCAGAAAACAGCAGCCTTTCAGTCAATAAGTTTGAAGGTGACACAATTTCTTAACTTGTTTTCTGAAGCGCAAGGTTTCACAAAAGagcttttaaagagaaaggtaGAGCTTGCTTCACTGACAAAACAAGCAATGATCTTGCAACGTGAAAACTCCAGTTTGACTAAGATAATATCAATTCCACTAATCACAAGTTGCGGAGAAACAATGCATAGGCTTCTGGTTAAAATAATTGGATGAATTCACCATAGAATCAATTACAAAAGTCCAAACAACCTTCCAGTAGTAAATGCAAATTCTCAATAAATCATCTCAAGCACCATTGAGTTGAAAGGAATTTGACTTCCCCTCATTTTTCCTATAGCACATCAGGAACTAATGTGGATCACATGCCATCTGAATCCCAATGTCTTGCCCTGGATGGCATGCTACAGAATGTTCCTGGCCCTGTGTGAATAATCCAGTTCAACTCTCCAGTTTCATGGCTGGGCACAGGAGCCTCAAGAGATGGAAAGAGTATGTTTCTTCATCTTGGATATGCTAATATAGGAAGCATGGGCTCAAAAAATACAGTAGAAAGCAACCAAAATTCAGGACAGTTTTGAGCATTCATTTCTGctcccatttttcttttctattttctatttttcttctaaatttaaCCTACACCACCAAAGCAGTGTCCAAGAAAACACCACCACAATCTTGTGTATAGAATTGTGCTCCCTCAGAAGCCTAGTGCTGCTGTACCCAAAATGTCAAACCTATGCAAGACACTTCACCTACTACTTCCACGCATCCCCACCCTCCCTTGAACATTCTTTCTGATCCAACCAGTCAAGCATTAGGATAATGATAATTATTAGACTGTTAAATAAACAGTTACAACTTATTAACTGAAAAGAGAATCAGACACTATCCTATCCAGAACTGAAGCAAGTAAACAGAAACAGCTAGTGCGATGccccccacccccacccccaccccaactacacacacacacacacacacacacacacacaaggtaGGCCCACCCCCGAGGGATCAGTGACTTTCATACTGAAAAATCATACATGTTAAACAGTCTCAATTTTGACTAAGGATTTACAGAAACAGCATTCATCTATGATAGACTAATCAAAACATTTCCAAACATGATTCTCTacacatttttatgaaaaaatttacCTTCACAATAGATATGGCAGCTGAAATTGGATCTCTAACCCCTAGAACAGTCCAAATAAGTGAATTATCTGAACCAGCAGGTATAATTCCAATTGGTATCGAAATTCCTTCTTTCTGGTTATCCCTAATAAGCAGACCATTTAGAACCTGCATGATTACAAAGATCAAATAACTTGTTCAACATGCAGAAACAGACCACCATCAAGAGTATTATGATTCAGTGTGAATACACAGTAAATATACAAAGACGCGTGCATGCAAGCCATCACATATTGTCATTATGCTCTCATAGAACACCACCCAGATACTCCTTATAAGAGCGATCAAATTTTTGCAACAAGTAATTCTGAAGATGTGGTAAAGCATTTGCTAGCAAAATCAATCTTAGCATTTAAGTTGGGCTTTCAGAGAGGGAAGGGGGCATTATTTGTGGGTTTTGATCGCTTGCAAAAGTGCATGCATCTGTGAATGCATGACAGAGATGGAGGCAGGGGCCAAGGAGGGAGACCTGATCTCCATGGATGTGTATCCTCCAATCAATGAAAAGGTAAATTAGTGTCAGAAATTTGGTGCAACCTGGCAGGGCTGCATAAACAGCAAAAGTCAAGCTAGTAAAGGACTGATTAGTACAGTatagaatttcaaataaatgaAACCATCCTCGTCATGCAAAATTTTCCTCTCCTTTATACCcaaaaaatcttacaatttcTGTGTAATTGTGTTTTCTAAGTTCCCTTCACTTCAACAGTGTTTGTATTGCTCACCAATATTTAACAATATTTCTCTGCTCTTCAACTATAggcatttttatcagcatgcttGGATGGCGATTGATATATAACAGTGAGCAGTCCCATTCTCCAACAAAATAACTAATCTAGACCAGACCTGTCTCTTTAACACGATAAAACATTTTCACATCTACATAGTTATATACAACAAGCTGTCACAGCATTTGTTATTATGCATTGCCCTCAATTCTTAAATGCAGctgattttgatgaaaaaaacaaaacctataaCCAACCTGGAAACTTGAAAACTTCAACAATATAAACTAAGGCCCAAACTATCATTGGAAAAGGTCTGCCTCTTGATGTACAGCACACATGATACAGTTGTTCCCATAAGTATTAGACATGTTTTGATGCAGGACAGCTTTTCCATGAATGATGTAAATCTTtctctgttaacaagtattgaatgCAAACTTGACTGTATTCAATAATGCATTCCTATCACAAAGATCCAAACCTATTTACTCTTCCTCTCAAACAAATCTAGTTCCTTTTATCAAATTCTTCACGACACGCTATTAAATCGAGGAAAGTAACTGTAAAGGTCAATAAATCAAATCCAAGCCAAGAGCATGGCATGATTCAATGACATCTGTGCAGGAGAGCATAGTACTCTATAGCGTGACATTAAACTATATGCATATCTGAACATTCAgcaacaagaaattaaaattggtTATTCCCCTGAAGTGGTAAAAGACTTACCTCATTAATTATTCCATCACCACCAACGCATATAATTCCTAGAAGAATATGTAGTTGTCAGGATAAAGATGAGAGAGATCATAAAAAAGGGTAAGCAAACCATAAATGCAAAATGTTATCAAGCGATGCATTGAGTGATAATACCATCAGGACAAGTGCTGATATCAACAGTTGAAGCAAGCTTTTTAGCATGGCCAGCAGATGTTGTTTTGACTACCTCCAATTTGAACCCCGCTAGCTGTCATTAAATTATTGACATCAATATATATCAGAGCAAAGCATGCATTCATTCTCAGCATGCTGATGTAATGCAAGGAGCGGAAAAAGATCATATCTTAGCAGAAAAGAAACATGAAATAAGTTGGACAAGAAAATTAAGGAATATCCAGTACACATGTTGTATCAAATTGAGATATGGTGAGGtgaggttgagttttttttaaaggtaCAATCCTCTAGAAACACAAACCACACCTCACtaaaagctaaaaatacatgttttttgttcctttttttgtgGGTCCCACCAAACAAACCCAACCATGCCCCAATCCCAAACACACCCGAGTCGAGATTCATGCTTTCATTGGCATGTTGAGATGGATGAAATCGAGCTTTGTGCATCATTGCATTGGCAATTACATGAAAATCGACagcaaaaatcaagaaaagaccTTAAATATTGGTTCCACAATTCCATGGAAAACTTTAGTTGAACGACCGCGCCCCGAGCGTGGATTTAATATGACCAGCATTTTGGGAGGGCTCTTGCACTTGAAGAGCAGTTCAGGCGGGGGGTCAGTGGGAAGTAACTCAGAAGAAGCTTGCTTCTTCGATGAAGCCAAGGGATGGGGCAAACAATTAATATAGCATTGCTGATCAGCAAATCCACCAACCCATTGAAGGGCCTCTTCCACGCTAGAAGCCAAGAAACGGTAGTCCCTGCGAGTTCTTTTAGGCTTCATAAAGCAAGACAGCCCATAAGAGCTCTTTTTTATGGGATAAGAATGCACTGTAAAATGTCTGAGACCAACATTGTATGATACCTGTCAAAGCCATGTATGGGGATCATTGCTCAAGTTCTCGATGGTAAATTCTTGAGtacagtttaaaaaaaaattggggaaTGAAATTTGAATATTACCGAGAtgacatgctcaagatggagcATATGAGAACCCCAAACTAAGGCTTTGCTTGTAAGCTTAGCATCAACTGCTTGTTGGTTTGTGACGTCAACTTGATCTTTCGTAGTACTGGTATGAtaggaggaagaggaagaggtgTTTCTTTTATCCAAAATGAGTTTCCCAGATAAGACAGCATAGCCTAACAAATCAGAGTTTTCATCTCCTCCTGCAGCTCCTCCTCCGCCTATGTCTATTCTGTGCTCATCAATCTTGGGTTGGTTGAACGGAAACGGGTCATCAGCAACGGCCTCAGTACTACTCCTGGAATTGGAAGAGGCAGCCTTGAGCTTCTTGCTGCGTTTCTGTTTCTCAGGGAAAACAATTGGGGAAGAGTGCGTGGCTATTTGAGAGCACAAGCTCAATCTCCTCTGAGATTTATTAGTGTTGTTAGCAGGAGCAGTAGCAGCGTTGGAATTAATACCCGGATTATTCCTGGACACAAAACTCCCACTCTTACCCTGGTGCATGTCTCTGTGTtgtgtaataaaaaaagacacaCAGCAAGACAGGGGATTGATGACACCTCTGTAAACCTCAAAGaaattttgattcaattttaattaattgataaaaaatcaaagcaaggaAAATGACATCCCACACTCTCTCACATGAGCTGGAAGCGATACGGTGGTGGTAACAATCCAATTTTGACAACAGTAAACGGCATCAATCAAAAGCACTATCAAGACGGGAAATGACCAGATCAGCCTGCAAaagttcaattcaattcaattcctTGGGCTGTTATTCCTTTTTATTACCTTTTGAGATTAGATTCGAATAGGAAAGAACTTGTCTatgacaaataaataaacaaataatgggCGACAAAACGGAAGGAGAAGCGGAGGAGGAGGAAGGAAAATATTACCGTGGAATGATGATAGATGTCGGTGAGATCGTCCTACTCGTCTAGGCTCTAGCTGATGCGCTCTCGTCTCGTCTCAGATGAAAATGAAGCAATTTGCAGCTGGTGAGGATGAGGTGGACGAGGAAGATTCATTCGTTGGTCCGTTCATTCAAAGTTAGAAAGAGGGGTTTGGGCCCTCATGTCTCGGCCTCATCTAATATCACTCTTTTCTTTCTACAGTACTTCTGTGCCAGTGATATGGCattgcagttattttttttttttcaccatctttcatttcatttcttgtaatttttacaGGGGCTTAATCTTGCAATGTTCATATAATCTCCtgatgatggtttttttttttttttttttttaatattgaatctTATTTCAAGGGTTTAATCTTAAATTTGAATAATGATTAtgagactaaaaaaatataaattttttttataaaaaaaatcaagcaaacttaaacgaattttttaaattttgattaatcttCTAAATTTACAATCCATAAATTCTAGACCCGAGCTCCATCgagaagtttaattctcaataaatctaatgttaaaagatgaaattgaatttttttttttatcaatttataaattttttcaaaaaagtaacaataaaaaaaaaaattaagatcaaaTATGATGgggaaaaaatctaaaagatgataaaatcatgaaaaataaatattttaaaaattatctcaaataagacaagtaacaattaaaataatagggaCTATACTTTACacgtgaaaaaattaaaagagaatgaaattaaaaaatatataattttataaattatttttaaaaaaacaaataataatcaaaaggtCATAAACAAAAcctgaaaggaaaaacaaattaaagggttgttttgaaaaattgaaggTTCATGAGCAAAAATTGTTAtgaaagaatggaaaaaaaatttatcagcATCAAATTAAAACACTATTTGCCACTTGTCTGCTCAAGATGAAAGAATTATTAAGACAGTTCAAATATTGTTATGAAAGTCATCATTATAAAAGCCATCATTTAATCATTGAACATCGTCATATATGTTATTTAAGTAGCACAACCACGACCCATGTTTTGAAGTATGCAATGCATaaagcacttgaggtcttgacccagcggttgaagggacttgttcctttCCTCTGCattctgggttcaaacctcaccgtgcacgcctgtcacccctgcagtgccttacatgctcattgagtttgcaggatgttcagtgagccgtgagattagtcgtggtgcacgcaagctggcccggacatccacgtaaataataaaaaaaaagtatgcaaTGCATAAGTTAttattccttttaaaaaataatatttatttttattaaatcaccaaattatcttttaataaacttgattataactaagaaatcaagataaaaatacaaaaacaccctTAGACataagttcaatttttttcttgtttcagggtGATTAAATCACTTTACTGTGCTTTAATAatgtttaaaaatcaatttatctacaattaataaataataaaccattgcacaaaaatcttatttcttttaatagctagtttattgatttttgttttgaaaaaaacaaattggtcatttcattgttttcaattttcaatgaaAGGTATCGTGGTCTTGAGCGAAAATCTACAATGAAAGAGGAGCCCTGCtagttttttaatggtttttagttttttggttATCAAAggaggaaaacaaaaataacccaTCATCatggcaaaaaaataaaataaaatcgtgTGGTGTGGTTGCTCTACTTATGATGAAATGCTATTTCAGGGTAAATTCCAATATTTGATATATAAGAGGCCTCAAAAAACACCTTCATCTTGAAATACTGaggctatttatttttatattttaaaaatatttttgaaaaaaattaaatttttatttatttatttatttatttcaaattaatatgtttttagtgttttcaaatcattttgatatactaatatcaaaaataattttttaaaacataaaaaaaatatcattaaaatatatattagtataaaaaattatttaaaaataattataactacatTACCAAACAAGTTCTAAAACTCACCTTTATATCACTTATCTTGTCAAGTTAAAtgcttgatatttttatagataACTTATGGAGAGGTGGTCTGGATAAAGCCGTACAGGAGGTCTGATTTTATGATAAAACtagctttatatataatattgcaCTAGGTGGATTCATATGTTGCCACCCTTAAAACCTTACCCAAGTCAATGTCGAACGAAtatgttcattaaaaaaataaattagtattactataattatcattaatgttatttatttaattttactagCTATTTAAATTGCGTTCCATTGcagttcaaataattttattttttagcaaaaaaaaaaaaaatacaagcttTCCcagcgtgttttttttttttcataaaaaagttcaataaaaaactaaaaaagcttATATACGcatctaattaaacaaataaaaaattatttgtacctATAAATGTAAAATAGAAAGGcgttaatgataataaaagactaaaatgaaaaagattaaGAGAAAGatgtttatcaaaatatttgattttgtaacaCAAGGCATATACCAAGTcgtgtttaataaatttgtttatttgaataatctttttattttgtaaaatgattatttgtgCCAATAAATGCCtacacaataatttttatttttatttttcttttcaagatatTATGAAGTGATAATCTCATGCTTAtatctaatcaattaatttaatctaattaaaaaactaaattttacaaagaatgacaaataaaaagataaaaaataacctaagtGACTTTTAAAATCAGTGAAAAATTATATGGAAAGCAAGTAAAAAAAGAGTTAACGGAGCCCGATcttcaatgaaataaatattgaaagatgaaattgaaaaaaaagcttaaaaagaaaaaaaagaaaatcaagcaaaCTTGGACGAGTCTTTTAAACCTGAGTTAACCTCTTAAACTTGCAACCCGGGAAATCCTATACTTGAGCTTAATTGATAAGCTAAATTGccaaccaatttaatgttatatgatgaaattagaaaatacatatcaattgaaatattttttcaaagtaaataaaaataaaaataaaatattaaggatcaaatttgattgggaaaaaaaataaaaaaggatgaaatcgtaaaaaaatcaaatcataaaaattaattcaaacaaaacaaatagcaatgaaaaaaaataaggatcaaatttgacacctaaaaaaattaaagaagcaagaaattaaaaaaaaatcatttcaattttataaactatttcaaataaaacaaatagtaattaaacaaatatgaattagattcaaaggaaaaaaattaaattgaagggctactttaaaattttaaaaggtcaggtgcaaaaatcaagaaaaaaaagaaaaaagaaaaacaataaaagaaaatttcaccAACACCAAACTAGAGTCTTGTTCACCACACACACTACCCGAGAATAAATGAGCCACAAGATAATTTAAACATCGAATTGAAAGCCACAATTTAGTCGTCTTAAGCCATTAATTGGTTTAACAAGGTCTCTATGATGTTTTCTAAGtgttttgggttaaaaataggttgaAATGAGATATTTAGGTGAAAAAACAACGAACCTTGTTTTTCCAACCACCACAATGATCGAATTCTAGGTTGAAGCAAACgacatgtttttttgaaatatttagggCAGACGACATGCCATCCttccctttaaatttttttaaaaaaggcccATGCAAGGGTCTGGCGTTGCAAGCCCGAGCGTGGGTCGTTGCTTCATTAGGCCtgagtttagggtttagggtttcggtTTGGGTTTTTGGGTTTCGGGTTTGGggttggggtttagggtttagggtttagggtttcagggtttagggtttaggggttcagggttcagggtttagggtttagggttttagggtttagggtttgggtttaggtttagggtttgggtttagggtttatggtttagggttttagggttttagggtttagggtttcgggtcTAGGGTTTCGGGtctagggtttagggtttagggtctagggtttagggtttggggtttggagtttggggtttggggttggggtttggggtttggagtttcgggtttagggtttagggtttagggttttttagggtttagggtttagggaggGTTCAGggaggaggaaaaagaaaaatatgagacGAGAGCAACCACCCCTGGCGACTGTGAAGACGACACACTGCTGGCCTTATTCTAGTCACCGGTGACCACTTTTTTCCCTCTCCCACAGGTAATTGTCACTCCCATCATACTCCCCTACATTACTACCGATCCACTTTTTTGTTCCCACCCCTACAACCTCTGTTTCACCGATATCtagcataacttttttttttttttttaccacaatGAGTTCCCATAATCCCAAAACCAAGCCTGCCACCGCCACAACCAAATCAACCTCATAGGCAGATCAGGTTAGAGTCTCTGACTCTAGTACAAGATTCACCTTGGAGCCTTTATCTCGTCAACCAATAGGTCTAAGCCTTAAGATCACTGAAGAAATGCTTCTGGAAAATTCTGCACAATGGAATCGTTGCATGATTGGTTTTTTTCCTGGGTTTCGTATGCCTTTCCATGCAGTAAACTCAATTGCATCCAGGGCATGGCGTTCTTATGGTTTAGAGAATGTTATGACAACTTCTAATGGATTCATCATCTTTCGGTTCACTACAGAGGATGAGATGCAAATAGTTTTAGAGAAAGGGCCATGAATGTTTGGAGGGAAGAATATCATCTTACAGCAATGGCATCCAAGATTCCAGTTTGACAAGAACAAAATCTCAACACTACCAGTATGGATCCGCTTGCATGGTTTACCATTTCCCTTGTGGTCTAAACAAGGACTCAGCCTGGCAGCAAGTATGGTTGGGCGTCCACTTTCGTGTGATGAGCTCACATATGGATGTACTCGGCTGGAGTATGCACGATTATGTGTTGAAGTGGATGCTGCAATGCCTTTTGTCCACAGTTTTGATATAGACAGCCCCCTCTCCACTACACCAATTACTGTCACTGTTGAGTATGAGTGGAAGCCCCCACGGTGTGAAAAATGCAAAGTCTTTGGACATTCATGTGTAATCCAAGCTAAAACAACAGTTAAAGATGTTGCTGATCCAGCCACTACTGCCCCACAGACAGAGCCATTACAACACACCCCTGCAATTGCAAACATTGTCCCTATCCTTCCCGCTACCAATACACCACATGAGCCAATCATTACCCATGCAAAAGTCTCCACAAAACCATCTACTAGCCTCAAAACTACCCAACAGCCAGAGCTTAAcccataaaaaatcattacGGAT is part of the Populus alba chromosome 10, ASM523922v2, whole genome shotgun sequence genome and encodes:
- the LOC118060226 gene encoding sphingoid long-chain bases kinase 1 isoform X3, with translation MPFTVVKIGLLPPPYRFQLMNNPGINSNAATAPANNTNKSQRRLSLCSQIATHSSPIVFPEKQKRSKKLKAASSNSRSSTEAVADDPFPFNQPKIDEHRIDIGGGGAAGGDENSDLLGYAVLSGKLILDKRNTSSSSSYHTSTTKDQVDVTNQQAVDAKLTSKALVWGSHMLHLEHVISVSYNVGLRHFTVHSYPIKKSSYGLSCFMKPKRTRRDYRFLASSVEEALQWVGGFADQQCYINCLPHPLASSKKQASSELLPTDPPPELLFKCKSPPKMLVILNPRSGRGRSTKVFHGIVEPIFKLAGFKLEVVKTTSAGHAKKLASTVDISTCPDGIICVGGDGIINEVLNGLLIRDNQKEGISIPIGIIPAGSDNSLIWTVLGVRDPISAAISIVKGGLTATDVFAVEWIQSGVIHFGMTVSYYGFVSDVLELSEKYQKRFGPLRYFVAGFLKFLCLPKYSYEVEYLPASREDRDGKQSAERDIVDMSDLYTDVMRRSNKDGIPRASSLSSIDSIMTPSRMSGGDLDTTCCSTRASTEPSEYVRGLDPKAKRLSSGRTNVMAEPEVIHPQLPLSTTPNWPRTRSKSRADKGWTGLTATHDPSRCSWGNAAPNDREDISSTLSDPGPIWDAEPKWDTEPNWDVENPIELPGPSDDIEAGMKKEAIPRFEDKWEIRKGQFLGIMVCNHACRTVQSSQVVAPRAEHDDNTMDMLLVHGSGRLRLLRFFLLLQMGQHLSLPYVEYIKVKSVKIKAGKHAHNGCGIDGELFQLNGQVISSLLPEQCRLIGRSPNHPV
- the LOC118060226 gene encoding sphingoid long-chain bases kinase 1 isoform X2, with product MPFTVVKIGLLPPPYRFQLIDMHQGKSGSFVSRNNPGINSNAATAPANNTNKSQRRLSLCSQIATHSSPIVFPEKQKRSKKLKAASSNSRSSTEAVADDPFPFNQPKIDEHRIDIGGGGAAGGDENSDLLGYAVLSGKLILDKRNTSSSSSYHTSTTKDQVDVTNQQAVDAKLTSKALVWGSHMLHLEHVISVSYNVGLRHFTVHSYPIKKSSYGLSCFMKPKRTRRDYRFLASSVEEALQWVGGFADQQCYINCLPHPLASSKKQASSELLPTDPPPELLFKCKSPPKMLVILNPRSGRGRSTKVFHGIVEPIFKLAGFKLEVVKTTSAGHAKKLASTVDISTCPDGIICVGGDGIINEVLNGLLIRDNQKEGISIPIGIIPAGSDNSLIWTVLGVRDPISAAISIVKGGLTATDVFAVEWIQSGVIHFGMTVSYYGFVSDVLELSEKYQKRFGPLRYFVAGFLKFLCLPKYSYEVEYLPASREDRDGKQSAERDIVDMSDLYTDVMRRSNKDGIPRASSLSSIDSIMTPSRMSGGDLDTTCCSTRASTEPSEYVRGLDPKAKRLSSGRTNVMAEPEVIHPQLPLSTTPNWPRTRSKSRADKGWTGLTATHDPSRCSWGNAAPNDREDISSTLSDPGPIWDAEPKWDTEPNWDVENPIELPGPSDDIEAGMKKEAIPRFEDKWEIRKGQFLGIMVCNHACRTVQSSQVVAPRAEHDDNTMDMLLVHGSGRLRLLRFFLLLQMGQHLSLPYVEYIKVKSVKIKAGKHAHNGCGIDGELFQLNGQVISSLLPEQCRLIGRSPNHPV
- the LOC118060226 gene encoding sphingoid long-chain bases kinase 1 isoform X1; its protein translation is MPFTVVKIGLLPPPYRFQLIGVINPLSCCVSFFITQHRDMHQGKSGSFVSRNNPGINSNAATAPANNTNKSQRRLSLCSQIATHSSPIVFPEKQKRSKKLKAASSNSRSSTEAVADDPFPFNQPKIDEHRIDIGGGGAAGGDENSDLLGYAVLSGKLILDKRNTSSSSSYHTSTTKDQVDVTNQQAVDAKLTSKALVWGSHMLHLEHVISVSYNVGLRHFTVHSYPIKKSSYGLSCFMKPKRTRRDYRFLASSVEEALQWVGGFADQQCYINCLPHPLASSKKQASSELLPTDPPPELLFKCKSPPKMLVILNPRSGRGRSTKVFHGIVEPIFKLAGFKLEVVKTTSAGHAKKLASTVDISTCPDGIICVGGDGIINEVLNGLLIRDNQKEGISIPIGIIPAGSDNSLIWTVLGVRDPISAAISIVKGGLTATDVFAVEWIQSGVIHFGMTVSYYGFVSDVLELSEKYQKRFGPLRYFVAGFLKFLCLPKYSYEVEYLPASREDRDGKQSAERDIVDMSDLYTDVMRRSNKDGIPRASSLSSIDSIMTPSRMSGGDLDTTCCSTRASTEPSEYVRGLDPKAKRLSSGRTNVMAEPEVIHPQLPLSTTPNWPRTRSKSRADKGWTGLTATHDPSRCSWGNAAPNDREDISSTLSDPGPIWDAEPKWDTEPNWDVENPIELPGPSDDIEAGMKKEAIPRFEDKWEIRKGQFLGIMVCNHACRTVQSSQVVAPRAEHDDNTMDMLLVHGSGRLRLLRFFLLLQMGQHLSLPYVEYIKVKSVKIKAGKHAHNGCGIDGELFQLNGQVISSLLPEQCRLIGRSPNHPV